A region from the Oxyura jamaicensis isolate SHBP4307 breed ruddy duck chromosome 5 unlocalized genomic scaffold, BPBGC_Ojam_1.0 oxy5_random_OJ106426, whole genome shotgun sequence genome encodes:
- the LOC118157357 gene encoding ras association domain-containing protein 8-like isoform X2, with protein sequence MELKVWVDGIQRVVCGVSEQTTCQEVVIALARAIGQTGRYVLVQKLREKERQLLPLECPLESLAKCGQYANDVQFILRRTGPSVAERPSSEGAPQAPERTFIRASLPIKPRTVSTEVPRPREPKKSMTFNLGPMGSGDLFAKSRWRQHAWEGMELKDGGAGQLSKEELFKTVLRQQEQLSSLEAHGDTLETDLRFWEHGRAPSQEDEILYLEHLVRRNETELGEEEFWQSELRLEKECERERQERVRSLRASLEEYTQRIYELSARTEALQKEIQWEMAERAKRGKESPVPSPTDLEDMAAKMKRDLEAKVKQGTQLESNLASVEKALEEAERSLQAQNQELEELNKELRQCNLQQFIQQTGATVTVGQARSEEDAQPEPSPRELPACRRNGGFPPSGGDSPPRASTKQLLGHPRALPEPLVSSLNPEVLSTRQSIWR encoded by the exons ATGGAGCTGAAGGTGTGGGTGGACGGCATCCAGCGGGTGGTCTGCGGCGTCTCGGAGCAAACCACCTGCCAGGAGGTGGTCATCGCTTTGGCGCGGGCCATAG GTCAGACCGGGCGCTACGTCCTGGTGCAGAAGCTCCGGGAGAAGGAgcggcagctcctgcccctcgAGTGCCCCTTGGAGTCGCTGGCCAAGTGCGGGCAGTATGCCAACGACGTGCAGTTCATCCTGCGGAGGACAGGCCCCAGCGTGGCCGAGCGGCCGTCCTCGGAGGGCGCTCCCCAGGCTCCCGAGAGGACTTTCATCCGGGCCAGCCTGCCCATCAAGCCCCGCACCGTGAGCACCGAGGTGCCCCGGCCCCGGGAGCCCAAGAAATCGATGACCTTCAACTTGGGTCCCATGGGCTCCGGCGACCTGTTTGCTAAGAGCCGCTGGAGGCAGCACGCCTGGGAGGGGATGGAGCTGAAGGACGGCGGGGCCGGCcagctctccaaggaggagCTGTTTAAGACAGTGCTgcggcagcaggagcagctcagctccttgGAGGCCCACGGGGACACCCTGGAGACGGACCTGCGGTTCTGGGAGCACGGCCGGGCCCCCAGCCAGGAGGACGAGATCCTCTACCTGGAGCACCTGGTGCGGAGGAACGAGACGGAGCTGGGCGAGGAGGAGTTCTGGCAGAGCGAGCTCCGGCTGGAGAaggagtgcgagcgggagagGCAGGAGCGGGTGAGGAGCCTGCGGGCCAGCCTGGAGGAGTACACGCAGAGGATCTACGAGCTGAGCGCCCGCACCGAGGCCCTGCAGAAGGAGATCCAGTGGGAGATGGCCGAAAGGGCCAAGAGGGGCAAGGAGAGCCCTGTGCCGAGCCCCACGGACCTGGAGGACATGGCTGCCAAAATGAAAAGGGATCTGGAAGCTAAAGTCAAGCAGGGCACGCAGCTGGAGAGCAACCTGGCCAGCGTGGAGAAGGCCCTGGAGGAAGCCGAAAGGTCTCTGCAG GCCCAGAACCAAGAGCTGGAGGAGTTAAATAAGGAGCTGAGGCAGTGTAATTTGCAGCAGTTTATTCAGCAGACGGGAGCCACGGTGACCGTCGGGCAGGCCAGGTCTGAGGAGGACGCCCAGCCGGAGCCGAGCCCGCGCGAGCTGCCAGCCTGCCGGAGGAACGGAG GGTTTCCCCCCTCCGGCGGCGACTCGCCTCCCCGCGCCAGCACCAAGCAGCTCCTCGGCCATCCCCGGGCCCTGCCGGAGCCCCTGGTGTCCAGCCTGAACCCCGAGG TCCTATCAACCAGGCAGAGCATCTGGAGGTAG